The Bacteroidota bacterium genome includes the window AACACCCGCACCCAATAGCCCTTTACATTGGGTACCTGTGGCGCTGTACTAATGGAAGGTACCGTATCACCCGTGGACCATTGATAGGATGAATAAGGCGAACCACTAGGGGTTAGTTGCACCGTGTCATAGGGACAAATACTTGTATCGCGCCCCAGAGTTACTGGACCTCGTTCAATAATTTTAATCCTAATCGTATCATTCACCCTACAACCAATAGGGCTAAACGCTGTTAAGCGGTAAGTAGTAGAAGTAGTTGGCCAAACGAAAGGACTTTGAGCGGTATCTGATGAAATATTAGCACTTGGAATCCAGCGGAATGAAGCGCCTGTACCATTAAATATGATTTGAGAAGTATCACCGGGACAGGTAGAATCCGGAGAGACACCGATAGTGTAAGGGAAATCACCAATGCTTACTTTAATCGTATCACGCATCACACAGCCATTATTTAAAGTGGCCACAAAGGAATATTCGGTGGGCGTTCCTGGAAAAGCCTTTGGATTTAGAATCGTTGGATCTGACAAACCGGAGGATGGAGTCCAAAGAATAGAAGAAATCAAACTGTTAGCCGTGCTTTGCGGAGTGAACCGAAAAGCAATAGGCGAAGAGGTCGTCCATGAAGATGCATTATATCCTACAGGGCTATTTCCCACTGTACCGGTCGTGTTCTCCACACCCAGTGTATTCGTCATACCGGAAGATGTCTGAGAGAAGATGTGCATCTCAATCACATTCGTGCCTTCATATATCTGCATCTCGCCGCTCAAAGCCCCTATTCCGGTAACAAAGCGTACATTATTCCATCGAATCACCACCACGCGGTTTGGTGCCGAGCCGGTAGTAAAATAGTCAATCGTTCCGCCTAGATTGGTGTTCATATCACTCCAACATAAAGCAATCACATTATTCGGTGAAGCCGCTGCCGGCAAGGATTGCCCCAAACAACAACCTGCACCCTGACCAGAGGAGAAGGTGATAAAACCGTTGGTAGAAATATAATACTGCGTAACGGTGCTACAGAAAAAGCTGAACGAAAAAGGCAAAGTCTTCACCGGGCTGACCACATCATCACCCACCGGTCCGGCAGTAGTGCTACCAGGTGGAGTAATTGGCGAATATGGGATCGGTGTTACTATATAGCCGGGGATGCAGCTAGTCACCGGTGGATGAATAAACCTTGCTCTCAATTCTATAGAATCCGTGTTACAAACAACGGTATCCGGTCCCGCCGTCATCGCTAGGCTTGTATCTATAAAGAGTTGAATGGTCGTATCCCCTGAACACAATCCGTCGCTCACTTTCACATGATAGGTAACATTATAGTTCACCACTGCGGTAGGATTAGAAGTATCTGGCAGAATTGTTCCATCAGAACCCGTCCAAGTATAGCTCAACTGATTGATAGGCGAAACACACATTCCAAACCTAGTGTTTGGCCGATTTCTTCCAACAGTACCCTGCGCGTTGATATTGGTGCAGCCCGAACTGGTAGTAAGGGTTGCTGTTCCATAACGAACTGAGTTCAACTCCGTGCTTTGACTATAAAACACCGGATCGGCTGAGGTGCTGACACTGGTGTCATAACAAATCTCCACTAGCAGGTTTGAAAATCCATCCCAATTATATGGCGTATCAAAAGTGTGAATGTTCCAACCGGCAGTAGTACTATATGTCATCGGATTAAGCACCGTAACAAAAGACGCTGTAACGTAAGAGCCTGCAACGAGCGACTTCAACGGCGTGCAAGCCAATTTAATCGTAAAACTACCGAAAGGGCGAACACTATTTTTTGTGGCTACATTGAAACCAAGACTTGTAATAGCTCCTGCACCCATACCGAGCGACTGCAATTCATATCCTTGATACAAATACTGAAATCTGCCATCCGTCTGACCGGTGTAGGGGGTGGTGTTGGTGGACGTAGAAGTGGTAGCTGTTCCCAAATCTTTTGAAATCACTTTACTATTTGCCATACAAGGATTCTGCGGATCGCTCACCGCGCCACAGTTCACCAAACCTACTATCGGATTCAATACCACCGACGCTCCGGGGCATACATAATTATCTGATGGAAACACAATCAATTTTGGACCGATACCCTGAACCACTACCTGAAAACTATCCGTCACCATACACTGCGCCTGCGACACCATCGTAACACTATAGGTGGTCGTAGCCGTAGGGCGTACATCTGTGGTAGCCGAAGTTGGGTTAGTAATACCTCCCGATGCTGGCGACCACGAATAAGTGAAGGGTCCTCCGGTTGGGGGAACTCCTGCGGCTGTCAACGAAGTGCTGGCGTTCCAGACAAATAGTATCATCCGGCGAAGTGATACTGATGTCGAAAGGTGGAACCACAAAGACTACTACTGTATCGGTCTTCTTACATCCGCCAATTAGGTTTCCCGTTACCACATAACTGGTGGTAGCAGCCGGAGCTATAAATATAGAGGAACTATCACTGTTCGCATTAACGATACCCGTAGTCGGTGTCCACGAAAAATGGTTTCCGCCTATGGCTGATACTTCTACCGGATCGCCGGTTGTACAATAAAATTTATCAGGTCCGGCATAGGTTTCATCCAACACTGAAATGGTATAAGTAATCAACTGCAAACCAGGAATGGGGCAGGCATTATCCAACACTTGAATCGTAAAATAACGGAAACCGGTATCGTTAGGCATAGGCAACCAAGTGAAGGTAATATTCACCGTGTCGGGGCTGCCGGCAGTAACATAGGTAACCGTTGCACCCGGAATGGCGGCTGCTACGTTTGAACTTACCGTCAACGGCTGACCATCGGGGTCCTTGGCACCAATAGTGAAACTCACCTCGTTTCCCGGACAAAGCCCGATTGAATTACAATCAAACACTACTGCACCGGTCGTGTTGCCGTTATTCAAACAACTATTAATCTGTGGTGCATTATTATTACAGTTGATCACAATAATCTCAATATCGCGCATCGTACTTCCTATCAACACTCCGTTGCGATATTCTTGCACCAATACATCCACCACATAAACACCTTGTGCAGTGGGCGTGAAAGACATCTGTCCGGTCTGGGTATTAAATCCAAAACCCGAGGCGGTGGGTAATGGGCTGTTCACATTATACCCGCCCTGATAGCTCAGGTTAGCACCATTATCATTTTGAGGGGTAATTAAAGAGTAAACCAATGAATCACCATCCGTATCTACCGAACCGTGCGAATAATTCACCGGTTGGTTCACACAGAAATAAGGCACAGGTAAGGAAGTGAATATCGGCGCACTATTACACACCACATTACTTGTATTCAGGGTAGCTGCTACGCCGAAATAGAGGCTGGGTGGATTGTTATCAAATAAATTAGTAGAAGTATTGCGACAACAATCGCCGTATCGAAAGGTATAGGTATTGCAATTCGCCTGAACAGTCACCGTGCCTACATACGTATAGCGCTGCACCCCGGATAAGAGCCGCCTCGGCAGGTAGATAGATAGGTTGGGCAAAGTTGAGACACCTCCTGTCCGCTTTGATTTTGATCCAATGTCAACGTAACCGAAGAATTGCCACAAGAAGAAAGGACATCTACCGGTATTGTATTTGTTACTGCCACACCGCTGCAATCGCGATAAAGCGTCACGACAATCTGATATTGATTTCCACCCAAGCACCGATAGGAAATATCCGAACCCATGATATGGGTGGCCATCAGTGGAGCGGTAAGAAAACAACAAGCAACAAGTGCTAATAACCCTTTAAATAGAGTGGAAAGTCCTTTCATAAGAATGAGGATGGATACAGAAAATTCGATGGCTAAAATAGATATTTTGAAGAAAGTGGTTAATTATTGATAAAGAATCCTTCCAGTAAAATTTAATCCTCCTAATAAATCTAGGCAAGCGATTAAATGAAACAAAACGCCAACGACCCTGACCGGTTAGTTTGCTGTTGATATAAAACTCCTTCAGTTTCCTCAGCTCTATCTGTGGCCTATTTTGTTTAACTATCTACTTTATCTATAGGGGAAAGAAAATGTTCAGAGAAAAACAGATTCCGGACAATGCCACATGCAACTACTTCTTCAAAGAAATCAACCCAAAGATCACCACCTTTCTAGATGGGAGATATTTAATGAGGCATTGGGTGTTGCCTTAAAAGTCACAATAAAACAGTAATTAATAGCCATGTATCACCAATTTTGATCGGCTTAGAATATCAATTTGCCAAATCCGTTTGTTACGACCTGTAAGTAATGAAAGACCTAGTCAGAAACAATGTTTGGAGACATTTAGGAGCACAGACTCTAAAAAGGCCTCGTTTTTCGGCCAATAAACACCTTCTGATATTAAGATAATCCCCATTTTGAGCAAACAGGCACCTATCTCAAGCTAACAGGTACCGAATAGCTACGAACAGGGACCGATCTTTAGCTAACAGGTACCGAATAGCAGTTAACAGGCATCCGTCTTTAGCTAACAGGGACCGAGTAGCAACTAACAGGGACCTGTCTCTTGCTAACAGGGACCGAATAGCTACGAACAGGGACCTATCTCTTGCTAACAGGTACCGAATAGCTACGAACAGGGACCTGTCTCTTACTAACAGGTACCGAATAGCGGCTAACAGGGACCTGTCTCTTACTAACAGGTACCGAATAGCTGGAGATGGGTACCGAATAGAAATAAGTCGGTCAAAAACGGAAAAGGAAGAGGACAATTTGGCAGAGATTGGGGTAAAATGGAAAAAGCAGAGGAAGCAAACACAAAGACGGTAACAAGCAAACCTGTCCGCCCTGTAAGTTTTGCCTACCTCAATTAAACAACTCTTTCTTATTTATCAGAAACCAATTTTAAAATTCCCATCAGTCCATATATAGTTGAATTATCTGACGATTGAAAGTCAACTGAGAGATGAATTGGATATGGTCCAAGAAGAGGTCGGTGGAGTTTAATTCATACAAACCTTGCTCATGTCATTGGGCATCGCGTACATCAGTTTGATTAGCTCAACGGATTTGCTATAATCTTCCCAACGCTGATAAAGTATTTCGGTTTGTTCAATTAACTGGTTGTAGCGATCTATCACCTGGTTGCAGGTTTCTATAAATTCTTCTTGTTTATCGGCCATATTGCCGATGCTGTCAAAAAATGCCTGTTCATCCTGATCATACTGATCTGAATCGAGTGAACAGGTTTCACTTTTTTGTGCAAATCTGTCACGGAACTCTTTGTACTCGTCAAACAGTTCAGAAAATAATTCATCTTTTGTATTCAACGGGGTGAAGACCAAATACATTTTTTCACTTTCATCTGCCAGTTGCTGCATTTCCTCATTGAAACGGTGCATAACACTAAAAAAGTTGCGAGCGTCGGCCGCAATCATTTCAATAGATGGACGGTTCACAACCACACGGTTTATAGTTTGTGCGGCATTTTTTTCGAGGATGGCGAGTTGCACATGCAAGCGGGTGTATTGCGACAGCGACCGGTCAATATGTTCGCTGTGTTGTTCATATTTATTTTGAACTGATTCGTATTCGCCATACAAATCCTTCACAAAATTGTGCAGGGCGGTGTAGCGCTCCAGCATTTCTTCTTCAAAAGGGTGAAAAGGTTTTAGCTCGTTATAGCTAAGATCTATGGTGCGTAGCGGAAGTTCTATTTTCTTGTTCATCATAATGAGGTATGTTAGATACTAACAAGATATAGAGCCAAGGATACTTTGTCAAGCTAATCTGCGCACAATTTGTACGAATCATTGCGGGGCTTGGGGAATACAAGTGGCAAGAGTAGAACGGGAAGGAGAGATTGACTGATTTACAGATTGACCAACAGTCCAGATGGCTGCTTTTAATACATCTGTCTATCCTTCAATTATTAAAGCCTATTCCAGCAGTGCTTCTCTGCTCTTGGGTTTGCGATCTATCTGCCATTTAAAATCTTTCAATTGCATTTGCTCTTTGGTGAGCATCTTCATCGGTGTGAAAACGGCTTCCGGTTTTTTGATGAATACAATCTTCTTGATCTTTTTGTTTTCAAAGTGAAGACTGATGGTGTTGGACTGTGCCTTGTTCGCTCCGATGAATTTATCCTTTTCGTCTTTTCCGAAATAAAGGCTTTCGCTGTTCCCTTCCACATCTAAACGTCGCATTTCATTGTCTTCAAAATAGCCGAAGATGTTGGTTCCTTTTATCTGGTCGTAATATTTTTTCCCGGTAGGAGAAATAATAAACCCCGACCGATAGATGCTGAAGTGATCGGCCTTTCGATTTTTCGTGTAGAAGTAAATGGTGTCTCCGCTCATCTGGGTTTGGTCGCTCCATATCACCGGCTGTTGATACATGCGGAAGATGGAATCTTCAAAAGAATAGAAGAGCGAATCGCAAACACCCTGCATATCTTTCATAAACAGTTGCACATTTCGGTAGGCAAAAAAATTGCGCACGGTATCAGTTTCAGATTTTGTCATGGACTTGAGGGTATCGCCGGTAAGCAACAAAGAATCCTTTTCCATTTTATAAATCATCAAAGGTTTTTGAGTGGCCATGATGTATTGTCGCCGATCCGAATATTCTCCATAGTGCCCGAGAATCTCCACTCCCATCGAGGAATCAATCCATTGAAAGGGGCCAATCACCTTACTAAAACCGATGGCCCGTTCGTAGAAAATACTATCCGCATTCAATTGTTGGGGTGGGTTATAAACCGTGGTGTTCTTTCCAAAAGCAGAAATATTGTGCTCGCTGTCGTACCAGCCGCTGGAGCATACAATCCGGCTTTCGGCATTGATGATTTCTGTGTGGCCGAGAAAGGTAGATACTTTGGTGCCGGTGTGATATTTCAGCGTGTCGGAGTATAAGGTATAATCAGGATCTTTGATGACTACATCTCCTTTGAAAAACACTTCGTTAGTATTGGAATAATAATACCCACGCTTGCTGGTGATGACCGTTGAGTCTTTGAGCACCCGGCCGCTGTCTACATAATAGCTGAGGCGGTTCTTTACATCATAAAACAGTTGGTTAGTAAATAGTTTCATGTTTCCGTCGCTTAGTTGGGCATTACCCTGAAGCGAAGAAAACTTTCGGTTGCCATCGTGATGTAAAGTATTGGAGAAAGCATTTACGGTATCTTGTTGAATATGGATATGCCCCCAAGCATCTACGGAGTTGGTTTCTTTGTCGAGATGAGCGCTGTCGCACCACATCAGGATTTCATCCTGCTTGAGCCTTACATTACCTACCAGCTTAGTAATCTTCTTTCCTCCACTTTCCTGAAAGCGCAACTCATCGGCGTTCAGTATTTCTACTTCCTTTTTTTCATCGCTCTTTTGAGAAAACGAAAATACAGGCAACAAGAATCCTGCCAAAAGAAGCAGGTAAGCATAAACCGGTTTTTGATTTTGGATAATTATACGGAGCAAAGGAATTGATGCAATCACAAAAACAAAGTTCGGAAAATTGAGCAGAGCTTATTTCCCGGACTCGTTGTATCTCTTCTCCATGCGGGTTTCGTGCTTTTTGGCACCAAATACACTTACATTGATATAGCGATATGGGCGCTCCTTGACATCTTTTAAGAGGACGTTGAGGTTACCTACAGTAGTGTCGAGTTTGGTATAAAGTTCATCTTCCTTCACCAATTTGCCTATGGTACCTTTTCCGTCTTTAATACCCTGAATCACACCGTTCAGTTCCATCACGGTAGCATTGAGGTTGTTGACCGTTTGCTTGAGGTTTGCCTGCTTCAGCGAGTCGGTGATACTCCTAGCGTTATGAAGAATGGTTGTAATAGCCTCGTTGCTCTTTTCGATATTGCCGCTGATACTTTGCAGATTTTTGATGGTTAGTTTCAGGTTCTCCTGATTGTCGGCCAAAATGCTGTTGATTTTATCAAGTGCATCGTTAATTCCGCCGAGGGTGGTATAAATACCATCAGGGTTTCTTTTGTCGAAAAGATATTTGATGCCGATAATGCTAGTGTCTAATTGAGGAATTATTTTTCTGACATCCATCATGATGGGGTCAATCTGTGAACCGAGTTGTTCGGTCAGATCTCTCTTAAACAAGGTATTTATTGTATCGCCGTCTTTCAAATACTCCTTTGAATTTCCGAAGGAAAGGGAAACCTTTTTACTACCCAGAAAGTCCGTAGAAATCAAATTAGCTAGGGTGCTGTCACTTTTAGGTACTTTAATACCCTTTTCGATTACCAGTTCGACTACTATTTTCCCATCATCATGGTTGCGCGACATTTTGCCTACACGCCCAATCGGGAAACCGTTTACTTCTACCAAGTTTGATTTGTATAGCCCATCAACACGGTCGTAAACAGCGTAGTAAACATTTTCATTGGTGAAAATGTCAATGCCTTTGAGAAAATAAAAGCCCAGAATAAAAATCGTAATAGCGATTACAGAAAAGATACCAACCTTAGCAGGATTCGACACAGAATAAATTTTGTCAAAAATATGTTTTTGAGATTGAAATCAAAGAGAATGAAGCGAGTGACGTGTTCTGAATATCAAAGCAGCAGTCATATCGAATCTTTCTTAATCACATCTCATCTACCTCCATATCCTGTTTCTTATCATAAAGAATCAAGTACTGACGGGCTTGATCTACTCCTAACTCAATAGCTCTCCTCCAGTCCGCAACGGCTCCCAGAGTGTCTGCTAAGCTAATCTTAGCCACCGCTCGGTTAAAAAAAGTGAGTCCCCGGCCATCATTGATCTGGATAGATGAATCATAATCTGCCAAGGCATCGGCAATTCTATCCAAATGAAATTTGGCGGCGCCTCTGTTACTGTATGCGTCGAAATAATCGGGTTCTATCTCGATTGCTTTGTTGAAGTCTTCTAAAGCTGGCTCATAGTTTTTTAGCAAATCTCTTAAGGAGCCCCTATTGTTGTAAGCTGCGGCATATTTTGGATCTAGTTCAATCGCCTTTGTCAGATCCTCCAATGCACCAACATTGTCACCGATGCTGTTTTTGGCAATAGCTCTTTGATTGTAAGCCACTGCAACATTAGGTTGCTTGTCAATGACATCATTAAAAAGAGTGATGCTGTTTTCCCATACCTTAATTCTAATGGTAGTTCGCCAGGTACAAAAGACTATAAAAGCTAGCATAGCGCCGATGACATAGTTTTTAATCTTACCTGCATAGGAGAACTTATCATCTTTGACATAAACATAAAATTGGCCCATAATAAAAAACAAACCAGTATAGGATAAATAGGTATAGCGGTTGGCAGTTCCAAAAAATCCGGAGGGGACAATCCGTAACAATACAGAAATCGCGATGATAAAAAACAGAGTGCCAAAAATGAGTTCCTTTCTAAACTTCCCAGCGCGATAAACTCCCCAAATAATCAACGGGATAACCGGAATAGCGAGGAAATATTTGAGGGGTAATGTGGTCGAACTATCTGGGTAGCCATATATGGTACTAAGCTCACGGGGATATATAAACTTTTCAAAGTAAAACACAATGGAATAATTAGAGACTAAAAAGTTATCGAACAGTGAATAGTTTTGTCCCACTTCAAATATAGAGTCCCCCTCGTCGCTGTGAGTCATTAGAGTTAAAATTCCAAAGCCTAATGCGATTAGGAAGAATGGTATTTTCTCTAGGAACAGTCTCTTATCAATTTTTCTTGACAGGTAATAATCTACAAGAAACAATATGGGGGCAAAAGTAACTGCGGATGGTTTTGAAAGACAGGCTAAGATGAAAAGTAAGGCCGCATAGACCAGAAATTTAATTCGATAGTTATTATGTATATAGTCCAGATAAAGGGACTGTCCATAAAAGAAAAAGATTAGAAATAGAGAAGTCTTTATCTGGCAAGCCCAAGTGACCACCGAAACGTGCATGGGGTGTATAGCGAAGAGTATGGCTACTATAGTGGCGACTTCATATCTTCCTGTTAGCCGAAAGATAAATTTATAAAGCATGATGGTAGCCAGAATGTGCAAAATGATACTTAACAAATGATAGGCTTGAGGATTCAGTTCCCAGAAATGATACACGAAAGAATAGACGGCAAAAGGGAGAGGATTGTACATTCCAATAACCGGCGTAGTAAATATCTTTGCCATTCCTTCAAGAGAGAAATCTCTGATCAGTTCATTGCTGATAATATAATCTGGGTCATCCCAATTGGTAAAATCATATTTGATTGCCGGAGAGAATAACACCAATATATAAATTGCAATAGCGGTCAGAATAATTGCATTTCTCCATTGAAAGTTTTCTCCTCCTGAGTCCTTTGTCTGAGACTGCTTTTTCTTTGTTCGATCCTTTCTGTTAGTTTTTGCCATTTGTTTATCTTAAATCTTCTTTTTAAATACTAAAAACAGGGAACTGCCAAAGGGCTTTCGGCTGAATAAATTATTCTCCAATTTGGTTGTCAAATACAAAGCTGAGTTGAGTAACCCATATTCGGGTTTTATATCCGATTCCATCTTTACTGGCATGTTAAATCTCATCCTGACCCTTTGGCTGATTCTTTTAGTCCAGATAAAGGGAGATAGAAAGAACGGCCAATAGGTTTCTTGTACCAACTCATATTTATTTTGGTCAAATGCGGTCCATAAGTCCTTCTTCTGGAACCTTTTTTTAATTCCTACCCGCACATCATGCATCCCACGAAAAGCACTGATGGACGGCATATTACAGATCAATAGTCCCCCAGACTTCAATACTTCATGAATGTCATCAGTAATCTTTCTTTGCTCTTGTTCATCAAAAAAATAGAGTACATCGTTGCTGATAATTATATCTGCTTCCTGACTTTTGAAATGGGACGAAATTCGTTGCAAATCTCCCTGACGAACTTGGATACCTTTGCTTTGGCAGATTTGAACTGCTGTCTTGGAAGAATCAAACCCCGAAATGTTCTCATATCCATTCGCTTTCAAAAAAGTAATCAGCCCGCAGGTGCCACATCCAGCATCCAAAATAGAGATGTCTTTTTCTGTAAAATACTTTCCGATAGAGCGAAGTACCAATTGATGCAAAGACCTGTACCACCAATGATTCCCCTCCCCCAGCGCCATTTTATAGTATTCTTCTTCAACCATTATGAATCCTTTGGGTTTTTATGATTGAAACTTCGTTTCTTAACCACCCATTGCGGGGTATTGTTCTGGTCTAAGTATTGTTTACCTTGATATTCTCCAATTAGCCCCAAGAAGATAATTTGGAATCCACTAAAGATTAGAGTGATAAC containing:
- a CDS encoding gliding motility-associated C-terminal domain-containing protein; protein product: MILFVWNASTSLTAAGVPPTGGPFTYSWSPASGGITNPTSATTDVRPTATTTYSVTMVSQAQCMVTDSFQVVVQGIGPKLIVFPSDNYVCPGASVVLNPIVGLVNCGAVSDPQNPCMANSKVISKDLGTATTSTSTNTTPYTGQTDGRFQYLYQGYELQSLGMGAGAITSLGFNVATKNSVRPFGSFTIKLACTPLKSLVAGSYVTASFVTVLNPMTYSTTAGWNIHTFDTPYNWDGFSNLLVEICYDTSVSTSADPVFYSQSTELNSVRYGTATLTTSSGCTNINAQGTVGRNRPNTRFGMCVSPINQLSYTWTGSDGTILPDTSNPTAVVNYNVTYHVKVSDGLCSGDTTIQLFIDTSLAMTAGPDTVVCNTDSIELRARFIHPPVTSCIPGYIVTPIPYSPITPPGSTTAGPVGDDVVSPVKTLPFSFSFFCSTVTQYYISTNGFITFSSGQGAGCCLGQSLPAAASPNNVIALCWSDMNTNLGGTIDYFTTGSAPNRVVVIRWNNVRFVTGIGALSGEMQIYEGTNVIEMHIFSQTSSGMTNTLGVENTTGTVGNSPVGYNASSWTTSSPIAFRFTPQSTANSLISSILWTPSSGLSDPTILNPKAFPGTPTEYSFVATLNNGCVMRDTIKVSIGDFPYTIGVSPDSTCPGDTSQIIFNGTGASFRWIPSANISSDTAQSPFVWPTTSTTYRLTAFSPIGCRVNDTIRIKIIERGPVTLGRDTSICPYDTVQLTPSGSPYSSYQWSTGDTVPSISTAPQVPNVKGYWVRVFDGKCFYNSDTVTVSKYILSPAMVTPAGDTSFCLGSSIELIGSSGFVIYKWNNGGTTQNINVSTSGVYTYTATDNRGCIVKAMDTASVRALPAPSPEITAMPNAICVGQGSSVLRVNIESGATYTWTPGNTQADSLVISTPGDYSVAASKDGCTSRDTITIIANNPPVVNLGDDINLCHCDTAVTLASGANGTYLWSNDSTASSISVSKTGSYSLTVTDQFNCTGTDAIEIGIRCLVVDAVVSDPASGTVFSGRDATLDVAATSYTGTFNYSWSPSTYLVDSTEKSPYVKAPLVTTTYTVMVLDEEFGCVAYDTVLLTVIPPGVPPMPDAFTPNGDGMNDTYGPVIPKHLEEVYTIESMKIYNRWGQLIYDGNGYWDGTFKGAEQPVGTYIYYIKMLGPDQNNSGINIQHHDSGSFTLLR
- a CDS encoding MCE family protein, with translation MSNPAKVGIFSVIAITIFILGFYFLKGIDIFTNENVYYAVYDRVDGLYKSNLVEVNGFPIGRVGKMSRNHDDGKIVVELVIEKGIKVPKSDSTLANLISTDFLGSKKVSLSFGNSKEYLKDGDTINTLFKRDLTEQLGSQIDPIMMDVRKIIPQLDTSIIGIKYLFDKRNPDGIYTTLGGINDALDKINSILADNQENLKLTIKNLQSISGNIEKSNEAITTILHNARSITDSLKQANLKQTVNNLNATVMELNGVIQGIKDGKGTIGKLVKEDELYTKLDTTVGNLNVLLKDVKERPYRYINVSVFGAKKHETRMEKRYNESGK
- a CDS encoding tetratricopeptide repeat protein; its protein translation is MAKTNRKDRTKKKQSQTKDSGGENFQWRNAIILTAIAIYILVLFSPAIKYDFTNWDDPDYIISNELIRDFSLEGMAKIFTTPVIGMYNPLPFAVYSFVYHFWELNPQAYHLLSIILHILATIMLYKFIFRLTGRYEVATIVAILFAIHPMHVSVVTWACQIKTSLFLIFFFYGQSLYLDYIHNNYRIKFLVYAALLFILACLSKPSAVTFAPILFLVDYYLSRKIDKRLFLEKIPFFLIALGFGILTLMTHSDEGDSIFEVGQNYSLFDNFLVSNYSIVFYFEKFIYPRELSTIYGYPDSSTTLPLKYFLAIPVIPLIIWGVYRAGKFRKELIFGTLFFIIAISVLLRIVPSGFFGTANRYTYLSYTGLFFIMGQFYVYVKDDKFSYAGKIKNYVIGAMLAFIVFCTWRTTIRIKVWENSITLFNDVIDKQPNVAVAYNQRAIAKNSIGDNVGALEDLTKAIELDPKYAAAYNNRGSLRDLLKNYEPALEDFNKAIEIEPDYFDAYSNRGAAKFHLDRIADALADYDSSIQINDGRGLTFFNRAVAKISLADTLGAVADWRRAIELGVDQARQYLILYDKKQDMEVDEM
- a CDS encoding class I SAM-dependent methyltransferase translates to MVEEEYYKMALGEGNHWWYRSLHQLVLRSIGKYFTEKDISILDAGCGTCGLITFLKANGYENISGFDSSKTAVQICQSKGIQVRQGDLQRISSHFKSQEADIIISNDVLYFFDEQEQRKITDDIHEVLKSGGLLICNMPSISAFRGMHDVRVGIKKRFQKKDLWTAFDQNKYELVQETYWPFFLSPFIWTKRISQRVRMRFNMPVKMESDIKPEYGLLNSALYLTTKLENNLFSRKPFGSSLFLVFKKKI